The Alphaproteobacteria bacterium sequence CTCGACGCAACGATGCCGGTACAGCCGCTCTTCCAGCGGCATTTTGCGGATCAGGTCGTGCGCGTCGATCTTGATCTCTTTTTCGACCATGCCGTCGATCACCACCTGCCAGGGCTCGATCTTCAGGCTCTGGGCCGCACGGTGGATGTTCTTCTGGCTGCCGAACTCGTAGAAGTTGTTGTAGGTGGTGGCGTCCGCCTCGTCGGTGATCGGCCGGTCGAGGGTGAAGGCGGGGTTGCGTGCCACCGGATAGAGATCGTCGCTGGCCGCGGCAAAGGCGAGGCGCGGCATGGCGGCGGCCCCGATCAGGCCGGCGGCACCGCCCAGCAGGCCGCGCCGGGAGAGATACACCGACTCCGGCGTCGCCTCGCGTTCCGGGATCATCCAGGACGGTCGCGTACGGATCAACATGGTGTGCACACCCTTTATAACGGAGTCTCTGGCGTTTGTTTGCCGAGAAGGTAGGGTGTCGGGCGGTGTTTTCCCAATAACGATGCCGTGTGCCATCTGATTCAGAAGAGGAATTCTCCATGAGCGATCCGGTCCTGCTCGCCATTGCCGACGGTGTCGCCACTGTCACCCTGAACGCGCCGGAGGTGCGCAACGCGCTGACGCCCGGCCTGCGCACCCTGTTCCGCGAGATCGTTTGCGACCTGGAGTTCAACGACGACGTGCGCTGCGTCGTGCTCAAGGGCGCCGGCGACCATTTCATGGCCGGCGGCGATATCCGCGTGATGCAGGAGCGGCTGGACATGCCGGACGGCCAGCGCCGGCAGGTGATCATGGAGGGCATTCACCTGCTGCACCTGCCGCTGTTCGCGATCCGCCGCATGGGCAAGCCGGTGGTCGCCTCGATCCAGGGGGCGGTGGCCGGTGCGGGTATGGGGCTGGTCGGCGCCTGCGACCTGGCGATTGCCGCGGACGATGCGATTTTCACGCTCGCCTACTGCCATATCGGCGCCAGTCCGGACGGCGGCTCGTCCTATTTCCTGGGGCGGACGCTGGGGATGAAGCAGCAGATGGAACTGGCCTTCCTCGGCGACCGGTTCGGGCCGGACAAGGCCAGGGAGTTGGGCATCGTCAACTGGGTCGTCCCCCGCGCCGACCTGGAGGCCGAGACCGACAAGCTGGCGCGGCGCCTGGCCGACGGCCCGACCCATGCCTATGCCAACGCCAAGAAGCTGTTCAACGCCACCAACCATCTGAGCCTGGAAAGCCATTTGCAGATGGAGGGCGAGTTGATCGCGGACAGCATGTGCACCGAAGACCATGCCGAGGGCGTCGCGGCCTTCCTCGGCAAGCGCAAGCCCCAGTTCAAGGGCCGCTGACGCGTATCCCGGCCGAGCCGGAGGCGAGAGCCGGGACCGGTCGCTTTCGCGAACACGGTCATCGCCGGTGTTCGCTCGCCCACAGCGGCCCCGGACGGCGGCTCCGCCACCTCTGGGGTGCCTATGCTCGGAAGTAGGGTGTTTCCCGGCCGCCGCGGTGCGGTGCGCCGGGACCGGTCGCTCTCGCGAACACCGGCGGCGGTGGTGTTCGCTCGCCCGCAGCGGACCCGGACGGCGGCTCTGCCACCTCCGGGGTACAGATTGCTCGGAGGTGGGAGGCGCCGGGCCGGGGCTGGTCGCGCCCCGCCCTTGGGGATCAGTCGAACAGGGTGGCGAGCCGCCGTTTCATCTGGTCGGCGATATAGAGCGCCAGCGCCTGGATGGTCGCCGTCGGGTTGACGCCGCCGGAGGTCACCCAGATGCTGCCGTCGACGATGAACAGGTTCTTCACATCGTGGCTGCGCCCCCACTCGTTCACCACCGAGCGCTCCGGGTCCAGGCCCATGCGGGCGGTGCCGAGCAGGTGGCCCGGATAGTTCAGCACCGTGCGCGAGCAGGCAATATCGTGCGCACCGGCGGCTTCCAGAATCTCGGTGGCTCGCGCGATGCCGTGTTCCATCATCGCGGCGGTGTTGGCGCTGATCGTGTAGTCGATCTTCGGTGCCGGAATGCCGTGGCTGTCTTTCAGCACCGGGTCGAGGGTGACGCGGTTGTGCTCTTCCGGCAGGTCCTCGCACGCGATGCCGATTTGCAGGCGGCGATGATAGAGCGTGCGGTAGACGCGGTGGTGGTCCGGCCCCCAGGGCAGGCGGCCGGCGATCATGCTGGAGACCGCCTCGTTCACCGGCCCGGTGCCGCGGGAATATTGCAGCGTGTAGCCGCGCACGAAGCCGCGGGACCGGTCGGTCTCGTAGAATTCCTTGCTCCACATGACGGTTTGCGGCGCGCGGTCGCCGTCCATCTCGTCGTCGACATAGCCCGAGACCATGGGCCAGGGGTGCAGCATCAGGTTCCTGCCGACCAGGCCGGAGGAATTGGCGAGGCCATGCGGAAACCGGCCGCTGGCGGAATTCAGCAGCAGCCGCGGCGTGCCGACGCCGTTGGCGGCCAGGATCATCACCTCCGCCGGCTGGAAGCGCTCGACGCCGGTGGGGTCGTAGTAGACGACGCCGGTGGCCATGCCGGCCGCGTCGGTCTCGATAGCGCGCACGCGGCAGTTGGTGCGCAGTTCGACACCGGCGCGGATCGCCTGCGGCCAGTAGGTGATGTCGACGCTGGCCTTGGCGCCCTGGGCGCAGCCGGGCGTGCAATTGCCGAGATTGATGCAGGCCGCGCGGCCCTCGTACTCCACCGTGTTGATGGCGATTTCCGACGGCCACCAGTGCCAGCCGAGCGTGTTGGTCGCCCGGGCATAGCGCGTGCCGGTCCGGCCGAGCGGCACCGGCGGCAGGGTCGGTTGGTGCGGCGGGTAGGACGGGTCGCCCGCCAGGCCCGCCACGCCCATCATCCGGTCGTTCTCGGCAAAAAAGGGCTCCAGCGCCCAATAGTCCACCGGCCAGTCGTCGGCGACGCCGTCCAGCGTCCGCACCTTGAAATCGGACGGATGCATGCGCGGGAAATGCGCGGTGTAGTGGACGGTGGCTCCGCCGACGGCGTTGTAGTTCGCCACCTTCATCGGCGAGGCGTCGTCGTTGACGGGATAGTCCGCCGGCAGGCCGCGCCGGTTCGGCAGGATGTCGGCGTCGCCATAGCGCCTTGCCTCCCAGTCGCGGCCGTTGGTGGGATAGTCGGTCGGCTTCACCCAGTCGCCCTGCTCCAGGCAGAGAATGCGCATGCGCGTCTCGGCCAGGCTCCAGGCCATCGCGGCGCCGGAGGCACCGGAGCCGATGATGAGCACGTCGACCTTGTCGTCGGTGGGGCGGGGCGTGTCGGAGATGGCGGTCATCGGGCGGTCTCTCCGCCCCTGCCGTCGATGTCGCGCCACATCCGCGGCCGGCCGCGCTGGGCGTCGAGCAGGGACCAGTCGCCCGGCTCCAGGGCATGGCCCTTGGGGAAGGGCGGACGCGGCTCGCGGCCGAGCGCGCGGGCGACGCGGTCGTCGCGGTAATAGCATTGCAACACCGCCCGCCCGAGCGCGACGGTGATGGGGCCTTGCCGGTCGAGCAGTCGCATGGCGAGGGCTTCCGCGCGCTCGGCCGGCAGATCGGCAAACCGTCCGCCCGCGGGCGCACTGAGGGCGGCCAGATCGGCCAGGGCGGCGCGCACGGCCTCACGGTCGCGACCGAGCGAGGCGAGGATGTCGGCAAAAATGGCGGCGTCGTCCGCGCCGGGCACGCCGTAGGCGTCCGACGCCGGCACCATAATGCCCGCCAGCCGGCGAAAATCGCGCTGTTCTTCGGGGGGAAGCCCGGAGTTTGGATCGTGCATTCGGGGAGCCTCGACCGAAACGACAGGCGAAAATACTGAGCCGCGGGCGCGGGGTCGGTCAAGGCCGATGGCAACGCAAACAGGACCGCAATCGCGGCCGGCGCGGCCATTCCAAAGGAATTCGAGGGAAGTGGCACAGCGGCGGCAATCCACGCACCCGGCCGCGGCTGGCGGCGGGCGCGGAGGATTGGTGATCCCAACGGGACTCGAACCCGTGTCTTCAGCGTGAAAGGCTGATGTCCTAACCACTAGACGATGGGACCAGCGGCAGAGACGCGCCTTCTACAGGGCTCGAACGAGAAATGCAACCGCTTCTCCGCCCTTGCTTGACAGGGCGCGACCCTACGCCCATTCCTGCCGGCCGAGACCCGCCAAAAACCGCCTTGAGAAAGGGCTTTGTCGTCATGACCCAGCCGCATTCCGCCATTTCCGCCGAGACCGAAGCCCAGATTCTCGACGCGCTCGACAAATTCCTGGAGCGCGACGTGCGCCAGCACGTGCTGCGCCTGGAGCATGCCGACGAATACCCGCACGCCATCGTCGAGGGCATGAAGGAGCTGGGCCTGTTCGGCGCGATCATTCCGGAGGAATATGGCGGCCTCGGCCTGCCGGCGACCACGTATGCCAAGATCGTCGAAAAGGTCTCGGCGGTGTGGATGTCGCTCTCCGGCATTTTCAACTCGCACCTGATCATGGCGTCCGCCGTGGTGCGCTTCGGCACCGAGGAGCAGAAGCGGCGCTGGCTGCCGAAATTCGCATCGGGCGAGATTCGCGGCGGCCTGGCCCTGACCGAGCCGAACTGCGGCACAG is a genomic window containing:
- a CDS encoding enoyl-CoA hydratase/isomerase family protein translates to MSDPVLLAIADGVATVTLNAPEVRNALTPGLRTLFREIVCDLEFNDDVRCVVLKGAGDHFMAGGDIRVMQERLDMPDGQRRQVIMEGIHLLHLPLFAIRRMGKPVVASIQGAVAGAGMGLVGACDLAIAADDAIFTLAYCHIGASPDGGSSYFLGRTLGMKQQMELAFLGDRFGPDKARELGIVNWVVPRADLEAETDKLARRLADGPTHAYANAKKLFNATNHLSLESHLQMEGELIADSMCTEDHAEGVAAFLGKRKPQFKGR
- a CDS encoding GMC family oxidoreductase produces the protein MTAISDTPRPTDDKVDVLIIGSGASGAAMAWSLAETRMRILCLEQGDWVKPTDYPTNGRDWEARRYGDADILPNRRGLPADYPVNDDASPMKVANYNAVGGATVHYTAHFPRMHPSDFKVRTLDGVADDWPVDYWALEPFFAENDRMMGVAGLAGDPSYPPHQPTLPPVPLGRTGTRYARATNTLGWHWWPSEIAINTVEYEGRAACINLGNCTPGCAQGAKASVDITYWPQAIRAGVELRTNCRVRAIETDAAGMATGVVYYDPTGVERFQPAEVMILAANGVGTPRLLLNSASGRFPHGLANSSGLVGRNLMLHPWPMVSGYVDDEMDGDRAPQTVMWSKEFYETDRSRGFVRGYTLQYSRGTGPVNEAVSSMIAGRLPWGPDHHRVYRTLYHRRLQIGIACEDLPEEHNRVTLDPVLKDSHGIPAPKIDYTISANTAAMMEHGIARATEILEAAGAHDIACSRTVLNYPGHLLGTARMGLDPERSVVNEWGRSHDVKNLFIVDGSIWVTSGGVNPTATIQALALYIADQMKRRLATLFD